One Mycolicibacterium sp. TUM20985 genomic window, CTGGTCGTCTCGGGGATCGACAGTGCGGTCACCATCGACTCGGTCGACGTCATCACGCTCAATGGGATCGGCAACCACGTCACCTACCACTCCGGTACCCCACGGGTCACCATCGGAGGTATGGGAAATACCGCGGCGCCCGGCTGATCGACTGTGCGGGACGGGCGGACGAGGGGCATGATCAGTCCCATGTCCGAAACCAAGATTACCGTCGTCTACGACAACCCCATTGACCCCGACGCCTTCGAAAGCGCCTACGAAGCACGGCAATTGGACGCCGCCCGCGCCATCCCCGGTCACACCCGCTTCGAGGCGTCCAAGGTGTGGCCGAAGGAGGACGGCTCGCCGACGCCGGCCTACCGGATGATCGACCTCTACTACCCGGACTACGACGCCGCATGCCTCGCGGTCACGACGCCGGAGGCAGGCGCGTTCTTCCAAGCCTTGGGCGAGCTGTCCACCGGCGGCGTGCGCGTGCTGATGTCCGACGTCGAGGTGCCCCAAGGCTAGGTCAGTAGGAACTCCCGCAGCCGCGACACCTGATCCGCCGTCACGCCGACCGCCTCGAGATAGTTGGCCGCCGACCCGTAGTCGGCGTCGATCGAGCGTCGGGCGGCCGCCAGGTACTCCTCGCGTACGCCGAGCACTTCGTCGTTCAGCCGCGCCTCGGCGAACGTGACGATCTCCGGCGTCGTCGACTCCTCGGCCCGATTCCGGATCGACTCCAGGATCCGCTCGCGCAGATGCGACGAAGCCGCATTGCTGCGGAGGAAGTCGGCCACGATCGCATCGTGGGGAACGCCGACGGTCTCCAGCACCAGCGCCACGGTGAAACCGGTGCGGTCCTTGCCTGCGAAGCAGTGCGTGATGACGGATCGGCGATCGGCGAGCAGCGAGATGACCTGACGCACCGCCGTCTGCGCGCCGGGCAGCGACGGGAAGTTGCGGTACTCCTCGGTCATGAAACGCGCCGCGGCGACCGCAACATCCTCATCGTCCGGCTTCGCCGTCATCATCTTCTCGAAGGCGCTCTCGTGCGGCGCGTCCGCCTCGTCGGCGGAGAGCTCGTGGAACGGAAGCAGGTGTACGGCCACGCCGTCGGGTACCTGACCGGGTCCGCGGCGCTCCACCTCCCGCTGCGATCGCAGGTCGGCGACGTCGCCGATGCCCATCCGCGCCAGCGCCGAGCGGCCGTCGTCGTTCAGACCGCTCAGCTCACTGGACCGGAAGAGCCGGCCGGGCCGGATCCCCGTCTCCTCCGCGACATCCCGAAAGTTCCAGGCTCCGGAGAGTTCTTCACCCGTCGAGATCACTACGAGGTCACCGCTGCGGCGAACGCGCTCTTCTCGCGGCCGAGTTCGGCCCGCGCGATCGACCGGATGTGCACCTCGTCGGGACCGTCGAAGAGCCGCATGGCGCGATGCCAACCGTAGAGCCGCGCCAACGGGAAGTCGTCGCTGATCCCCGCGGCGCCGTGCACCTGGATGGCCCTGTCGAGCACGTTGCACGCCATCTGCGGCGCCACCGCCTTGATCATCGCCACCTGGTTGCGGGCCTCCTTGTTGCCATGTTGGTCGATGGTCCACGCCGCCTTCTCACACAGCAGCCGGGCCTGATCGATCTCGTTGCGGGACAACGCCACCTGTTGCTGCACCACACCCTGCGCGGCCAGCGGCTTGCCGAACGCGATGCGCTTGTTCACCCGGTCGACCATCAGCGCGAGCGCCCGCTCGGCGACGCCGATGGCGCGCATGCAGTGGTGGATCCGGCCGGGGCCGAGGCGGGCCTGGGCGATCGCGAACCCGCCGCCCTCCTCACCGAGCAGATTGCTCGCCGGCACCCGAACGTTGTCGAACACGACCTCGGCGTGGCCGTGCTGGTCCTGCCAGCCGAACACCGGAAGCGATCGGACGATCTCCACCCCGGGCGTATCGATCGGCACGAGGATCATCGACTGCTGCTGATGTGAGGCGGCGTCGGGGTTGGTGCGCCCCATCACGATGAGGATCTTGCAGCGCGGATCGTTGGCGCCCGACGTCCACCACTTGCGACCGTTGATGACGTAGTCGCCACCGTCGCGGAGCATCGTGGTCTCGATGTTGCGCGCGTCGCTGGACGCCACCGCGGGCTCCGTCATCGCGAACGCGCTACGGATCTCGCCGTTCAGCAGCGGCTCCAACCACTGCGTGCGCTGCTCCTCGGTCGCGAACAGGTGCAGCGTCTCCATGTTCCCGGTGTCGGGTGCGGCGCAGTTCAGCGCCTCCGGCGCCAGCTCCATGCTCCAGCCCGACAACTCGGCCAGCGGCGAGTACTCCAGGTTGGACAGCCCCGACTCGGCGGGTAGGAACAGGTTCCACAGCCCGCGGTCCCTGGCGAGCTTCTTCAGCTCTTCGACCACCGGTGGCACGGTGTGGTCGTGCTGTCCGGCCTCCAGCCGGTATTGGTCGTAGGAGTGCTCGGCGGGGAACACGAACTCCACCATGAAGTCGGTGAGCCGTTGGTGGTAATCCTGCGCTTTAGCCGACCGTGCGAAGTCCATGACAGCCACGATATGACACGCGTCGATTGAGCCCTCACGCACCGAGCACGGTGACGTCGCCGGTCGCCCCGTCGACTTCGATCAACGTGCCGTTCGCCAGCCGTGCGGCAGCACCCCTGGCGTTGACGACGCAAGGCACGCCGAACTCGCGGGCAACGATCGCGGCGTGGGACGTCGGCCCACCCAGCTCGGTGACCACGGCGGCGGCATACGCGAACGCCGGCGTGTACCCCACGTCGGTCACCTTCGCGACGAGGATCTCTCCGGGCTGGAGGTCGTCGATCGTCTCGGCATGCACGATGCGGACCAGCCCACGCACCCGGCCGCCGGACACCCCGATTCCGTGCAGGACCTCACCGTCGCGGGCGGCGTCCCCCGGCCCGAGCGTCGGGAGCCACTGGCCGCTGAAGGCCTCGGGAGTCACCAGCTCTTGCAACGCCGCCTGTTCGGCCCGGCGGCGGGCGACGATGGCGGGCAGGTCGGGTGGCGCCGCGTCCAACTCGTCGACGAGTAGGTAGAACACGTCGTCGACCTCGTTCAGCGTGCCTGCCGCGACCATTCGCCGACCCTGTTCCCGCAGCAATCGGCGGAGCAGCCAGATCGCCCGCACCATCCGGTCGCGGCGCACCTCGCGCTCGCGGATCTGGCTGGCCGCGGCCACCGCGACCGCCCGCGCCCGCAGCGGCACCTGCGGCAGCACCGGTAGCTCCCGCATCTCCGCGACGAGCGCCTTGGTCACCATGCGGACCAGCAGATCCGGATCGTCTGAGTATGTCGCACAACGCATTTCGACCTCGCCGGGTCCGCGGTGCCCGATCAGCGCGAGCTCGCGGGCGAGGGCCTCGGCGAAGGCCGGGGCCTCGGCGGAGAGGGTGGCGGTGTCGGTCGACGGCTGGGACAGCAGCCGGGCGGCGACCGGATCGCGCCGCGCTGCCGCTGCCAGCCGGTGGACGGCACCGAGCGCCTGCGCGCTGACCAGCTCGTCACCCGCGGCAGGCATGACGTCGCGCCCGCAGAGCAGTCGCATGACCACGCCGTAACCGGCGCACAGCAGGATCGATGCCGACGAGAGCACCCAACCGTGCACGACGTGATCGCGTCCCAGCAGGATCAGCTCCCGCAGTCGGCGATCGGACAGCTCCGCGGGATGCTCGGCCGCCGATTCCAGGCGCGCGACGTCACCGACGTAGTCCTGGGTGTCGCGGTTCGAACCCGC contains:
- a CDS encoding tyrosine-protein phosphatase encodes the protein MISTGEELSGAWNFRDVAEETGIRPGRLFRSSELSGLNDDGRSALARMGIGDVADLRSQREVERRGPGQVPDGVAVHLLPFHELSADEADAPHESAFEKMMTAKPDDEDVAVAAARFMTEEYRNFPSLPGAQTAVRQVISLLADRRSVITHCFAGKDRTGFTVALVLETVGVPHDAIVADFLRSNAASSHLRERILESIRNRAEESTTPEIVTFAEARLNDEVLGVREEYLAAARRSIDADYGSAANYLEAVGVTADQVSRLREFLLT
- a CDS encoding EthD family reductase, which encodes MSETKITVVYDNPIDPDAFESAYEARQLDAARAIPGHTRFEASKVWPKEDGSPTPAYRMIDLYYPDYDAACLAVTTPEAGAFFQALGELSTGGVRVLMSDVEVPQG
- a CDS encoding acyl-CoA dehydrogenase family protein — encoded protein: MDFARSAKAQDYHQRLTDFMVEFVFPAEHSYDQYRLEAGQHDHTVPPVVEELKKLARDRGLWNLFLPAESGLSNLEYSPLAELSGWSMELAPEALNCAAPDTGNMETLHLFATEEQRTQWLEPLLNGEIRSAFAMTEPAVASSDARNIETTMLRDGGDYVINGRKWWTSGANDPRCKILIVMGRTNPDAASHQQQSMILVPIDTPGVEIVRSLPVFGWQDQHGHAEVVFDNVRVPASNLLGEEGGGFAIAQARLGPGRIHHCMRAIGVAERALALMVDRVNKRIAFGKPLAAQGVVQQQVALSRNEIDQARLLCEKAAWTIDQHGNKEARNQVAMIKAVAPQMACNVLDRAIQVHGAAGISDDFPLARLYGWHRAMRLFDGPDEVHIRSIARAELGREKSAFAAAVTS